GTGATACGAGCCCTCAATGCATTAAATTTCGCCAGAATCTCACTTGAAGTTTTATGTACATTCGGCTCATTCACTCTACGACCACGACCATAGCAAACAATGGATTCCATTCCATTCTCTTGTATTCCTTTGTGGATATCGTACACTATTTTTCCTGTACTACCATTATTATAAACGCAGTTTACTTGTAATATTTTCATTTACCCACTTACTTTCTTAACTATATCAATAATAATTGCCTTCGCGTATTCTCCATTATCTTTCGCACTATGTCTTTCACTTACTATTTGCTGTGCTGTATCAATATATATTTGGCGTAACTCTCCATCGCTTAATATTCTTGTAAGTGATTCCTTTAAGTCGCTCTTATCAGTAACAACTACTGCCCCATTATTCCCCTTTAAATATTCAGTACAAGCTATATTTTCTGGTGCGTAGACAAAAAAACATGTACCACTTGCCAGACAGTCTGCAATCTTAGTTGAAAATGCATGTTTTAAATCCCGCTTACTAAACTCAGAAAAGTTTTCTGCATGTACTAATAAATCACTTTTTTGCATGATCTGAATAACTTCCTGATACGACACTAACCCTTTATATCGAATTCCTGTACAATTTTCAAATGCTGATTTAACATATTCCGTCGGAATTTTCCCATACACATCAAGGTATAGATTCGGATCAATTTCTTGTAAGGTTTTAGCTATATCGATTAAAGACTCATGTCTCCCTAAGCCTAAATTCCCTAGGTAACTCACAACAAATGGATCATTATCCTTTTTATCCTGCAGTAAAGGTACCATATTAGTTGCTGTCATTAAAACAGTACTTTCATGATTAAACTGCCTATTATAAGTATCTTGTAGTTTATCGCATATATAAATAGTATGCGATGCATAACTCATCAAAGTTTCAAATTGCCATACATATTGTGAGCGATATAAATAATAAAGAGGAGAAAACGATTGTTTATTTTTAAAATAGTAATCCTCACTATTGTATAAAACTATCGGAATGTTACGTTCTTTCGCTATAGTCATGGAAATTTTAAACATAAATGAAAAATCACCGATTTGTAATAATAATATATCTGGTTTAAATTCATCTATCCAATCTATAAACTTCTGACTTTTCCATCTATTAGAATCCCAAATGAAATTTCTTGCTATATAATTAAAAGATGTTTTTCTTCGGTGCCGTTTATATACTTTACTTAGTAATAAGTCATTACCTTCGATTTTATCAATAACAACTTCATTTTTAACAGTTCTACCTACTTTGGTCCCCTTATAGAACGCTTTTAACGCTTCAGTATCTGTAACGCGAAAATAATTATCGCAAACTGGTGAATCAGGCACTTCATTATAAATGTAAAATTGTGCAAGTGATTCTTTTGGCCAATTGATAAAAAAATTCCCAAGTGTTCTACCATTAGAACCAGTTGTAGAAAAACAGTTGTGTGAAACAACAAGTACTTTCGGATAATC
This genomic stretch from Paenibacillus sp. FSL H7-0737 harbors:
- a CDS encoding glycosyltransferase family protein; protein product: MNIDYPKVLVVSHNCFSTTGSNGRTLGNFFINWPKESLAQFYIYNEVPDSPVCDNYFRVTDTEALKAFYKGTKVGRTVKNEVVIDKIEGNDLLLSKVYKRHRRKTSFNYIARNFIWDSNRWKSQKFIDWIDEFKPDILLLQIGDFSFMFKISMTIAKERNIPIVLYNSEDYYFKNKQSFSPLYYLYRSQYVWQFETLMSYASHTIYICDKLQDTYNRQFNHESTVLMTATNMVPLLQDKKDNDPFVVSYLGNLGLGRHESLIDIAKTLQEIDPNLYLDVYGKIPTEYVKSAFENCTGIRYKGLVSYQEVIQIMQKSDLLVHAENFSEFSKRDLKHAFSTKIADCLASGTCFFVYAPENIACTEYLKGNNGAVVVTDKSDLKESLTRILSDGELRQIYIDTAQQIVSERHSAKDNGEYAKAIIIDIVKKVSG